A segment of the Candidatus Cloacimonadota bacterium genome:
GCGGGTGCGCTGGTTCGTGAAGTCCCGGGCCTTGGGCGCCTTGCCCTCGATCAGCGCCTTCTGGCTGGCGTAGGCGCTGTCGCCGTAGACGCGCTGCTCGTTACCGTGCAGCAGATCGGGCAAGGGGTGCTTGTCGTGCAAGTTGGCGGCAGTGACCACGGCGCTGTGCGCCATGCCCAATTGACTGTCCACACCGATATGCAACTTCATGCCGAAATACCATTGCTGACCCTTGCGGGTCTGGTGCATCTCGGGGTCCCGCGTCTTGTCGGCGTTCTTGGTCGAGCTTGGGGCGCCGATGATGGTGGCGTCCACGATGGTGCCGGTGTTGACCTTGAAGCCTCGCGCCTGCAACTCCTGGCCGACTTTGGTAAACAGGGCTTCGCCCAGTTTGTGCTCATTGAGCAGGCGGCGAAACTTGAGCAAGGTGGTGGCGTCGGGCACGGGCTCACGGCCCAGATCGATTCCCACGAAGCGGCGCAGGCTAGCACTGTCATAGAGCGCTTCTTCACAAGCCAGGTCAGCCAGATTGAACCAGTGCTGGATGAAGTGGATGCGCAACATGCGCTCCAGGCCGATGGGCGGGCGCCCGTTGCCGGCCTTGGGGTAATAGGGCTCGATGACTTCACACAGTGCCGCCCACGGCACGATGGCATTCATGGTCTTGAGGAACTCCTCTCGCCGTGTGGGCCTGCGGTAGTGCTCGTATCCCGCGCCTTGATCGGCGGCCATCGACAGGGTCTGCTGTTTCATCGCCAATTAACGCTCGACCCGCGTCGGCCGTGGACTTGTTCAGCATTGCCTTAGGTTCGGCGCACCCCCGATGGTGGATACGGCTGAGTGCCAAGGCGCTTTGGTGGCGGCTCACTTGATGGGACCCCGGCCGGGAAGGGAGTTGC
Coding sequences within it:
- a CDS encoding IS5 family transposase, which codes for MKQQTLSMAADQGAGYEHYRRPTRREEFLKTMNAIVPWAALCEVIEPYYPKAGNGRPPIGLERMLRIHFIQHWFNLADLACEEALYDSASLRRFVGIDLGREPVPDATTLLKFRRLLNEHKLGEALFTKVGQELQARGFKVNTGTIVDATIIGAPSSTKNADKTRDPEMHQTRKGQQWYFGMKLHIGVDSQLGMAHSAVVTAANLHDKHPLPDLLHGNEQRVYGDSAYASQKALIEGKAPKARDFTNQRTRRGGIVDEAVRVRNRNKSRIRSRVEHVFGVVKRLWGFGKVRYRGLQKNATRAFTALALANIYLGRQRLMAQVRP